From the genome of Oncorhynchus gorbuscha isolate QuinsamMale2020 ecotype Even-year linkage group LG18, OgorEven_v1.0, whole genome shotgun sequence:
TTAAGGTTTCAGAAGCTACAACATGCTTCCCCTCACCACTAAGTAAACATTTTTCGTGAAAGATTAGTTCTGAACAATTTCAAAAAGGGTCATTTCAATTCATGTTTATTTCTCATATGACAGTGTATTTCTTATGGACAAGGACTCCACTCCTAGCCCTTGGGACAACATGGTTGGCTGCCTCAAAATCCTACAGCTTTAGATAAACTATTCATCTTTCCAGATTCGTTTTGTGGGAATCTGTTTCGAAGTCCAGATAGGGATTTTAACATGCAAAGAAGTGATTGCTGTACCAATTCAAAGATAAACGTGTCAAGACACTGCATTGAATGAATTTTCTACTGTGGCACATCTCAGAACAGCCTTTCCTGCATCAAAAAATACCCTCCTCACTGCTATTTTTGAATTAATACTAGGCCTATATCATATTTGGTTTGTGATTTTGGTTCTCACCATCACATAGTGGGCTCCTGAAATGGTTGTGTGTCTGTTGGTAGAACACTGCACTTGACATGCCATAGTTGTTGGTTCGATTCCCATGGTGGGGCAGTATGGAAATGTGTGCACTCACTAAGttgctctgaataagagcgtctgctgaatgacaaatgtaaatgtagtgtgggCTGTCCAATGTTGGTCAGAACAGCCTATGTCAAGCACAAAACCTGATACCTTGTTAGAACATGGAATACAGGGCTCCGATGGAGACTCGGGGGTTAAGAGTTGTCCCTGTATACAAGACATATTTATTTCTTGTTTTGTCTTCTGTAGTAATGGAGCATGGGGCCCTGAAGTGATAAAACAGCCTGTCACTGATTTGCTCTTATTTGTTAGATTTAAGATCGACAAGAAATGCTGTAATGAAAAACCCACTACCTACATCATTACAAGGTATATAGGCAAACATCAGTCCAAGCTCTGCAAGGGCTTGCCCGAAAGAATCCTCAGACTAGTTTGTTTATAAATACCATGATACAAATTGTTTAGATTTTATTTCATGGCTCTGAAGTCCTATAGCCCACATTCCTACTGCAGTCCCTAACTAATAGAATCTACAGATGCCAACATATTAATTTAATCTTGCATATGTGTCCTCTTTGGTTTCAAATGCATTTATTGCCTGCAATAGGTGATGTCAGATCATGAGGAAGGGGAAATATGTTGTTTATTGGTGTGTCGACCAGTAGCTTGCTGTGGGGCATAGAGCCTTGTGACTGAGTCCCTTATTTAAAAGCCTCACACCTTTCAAAACATGCCTCGATTGCAGTAGGGGAAAGTAATTTAATGTGTTATGTTTCTTTGGCTGTCAACTTTTGTTTGACTGTGTGATGTACCTGTGTTGTATATGTATCAACTAAGGAGAGAAGATTGGCATTCATTTAGCTACTATTGCTGCTTGTAGGGGGTTGGTTAAGTGAAAGCAGATGGACGAGGCCTGTTAGAGCTTGCTCCCTCTTTTCATCCATGTTGATACTGTTTCTGAGTAAAAATGAACCTCAACTGTCAATGGGCACTAGGAGGTGCTGTCTTACCATGTATGGCACATCCTCTCGTGGCCCTAAGTCTGACCTGAATTTTTTTAAACTTAATTTGTGAAGGGTGTTCTGTTAAGTTTTTGATCTGTCATGAACAAGGTCCCCAAATCCAAATGTGCCTGAAGTTGACTGGAGATGGTCCTATTCTATGTAACTTCTACCAACCAGTAATGTATTCCGGCTGACACGGGTGCACATACAATCCGACTGTCAGTATTCAGATTCACACCCAGGTGTTGGATGAGTGTTCTGGCCTAGCACTTCCTGAGCCAAGACGCACTCTTATCTAGTCAGTCATTCAGACATTACAACACTGTTGAATCTTCCCATGTCTTTTTGTGCACATATTTGTATTTTGCATAACATTTTTTTTCTCACATTGACTGTTGTATTCTTTTTACTAACCTTTTAGTTTTACCATGGAAACTTGTCTGAACTTGTTTTGTGTGTTTCTTAAGCATAGACTGGAGTATTGTTTACTTATTGTTCCTGGTGCGGTAATGTCTTCTTTTGTGTTAGCTGTTTTCACCTGCTGGGTTTAGAGAAGGGTTGAAGAAAAGTGGATATATTTACAGAATGTTTCTGTGGCCTAAATGTTTCCTATTCCTTTGGCAATGGTCATTTAGCCTTTCCGTCAGTCCGCGTTTGAATAACTTTCTTCTTTTGCAGATTCTCATAAGCATAAAGATAAGTACAAGGATAAAGAACACAAACACAAGGACCACAAGAAGGACAGGGAGCGTGAGAAATCAAAATATGGCAACAGGTATGACTCTCCAGTCTTTTTAAGCAGGGTCGCATAGGTGAAACTTAGTGCGTCACTAGGGCAGTAATTGACACCCACACATTTGCTTTGTTGAGCTCTTTAACGTAACTGTTTGTTTGATGATTTGTCTGATAAGCAGGGTGTATGAATGGGCGTAGGACCAGCCAGAGACTCCTCACTGTTTTATTGCTATAGTATATCCTAAAATATACACACTTAGTTGATTTCCTTATTGGTATGTTCAATCTGATGCTGATGTAATCTGTGAAATTCCAGTGACCATAAGGAGTTCTCGGAAAAGAAACACAGAGAAAAGGAGCGAATAAAGCATGAAGATGtcagcacagacagacacaaggaCAAACACAAGGAAAAAGACCACAGGAAGGATGAGGTTTGCTAATTATCCACCGGAGAGGGATGCATCGCTGCCATTTTGGTTTAGATGTGCCAATCAGTTTGTCAAATATTTGTCCAGTCTCTTTCTCAGTGAACCTGAATTTATAGCTCTTACCATTTCAAAAGATCCATGTTTTAACTCTTCGTTGTCATCTTGCAGATCAAGCCGAAGAAGGAAAAAGAGAATGGCTTTGCCAGGTAGGTTTGGTTTGTATTGTTCATTTGACATTTGTGCTGCTTACAAATGCTGGTTACATatctagggccctataaaatcagcGATTGTATTATTTTTATATATGTTTTTCCCCAAATATAGTTTTTTTTCTCCCGCTTTTGGTCTCAATCACACtttcttttttttattaaaaaaatagAACATCCCATGTTTTTCTAAGTCCATAACCATGCTTAAACCAAATctggagaccacttttgaggtctggaaaAAGCTAAGAAATGTACGTTTTTGGATGCAGTTATCCTTTTAAGTGCCAGAGATGGTTAGCAATGTTTCTGTAGCGTTTATGTGATTTCAGAGTTTGCTAAATAAATTACTCCTTGATTGATGCAAGTAATCACGATATCATTCTACCAGTTAGACATAGGCTACTTTGtatttaacatttaattgagaaggtttttgagAGCCTTTCATCTCGACCAGCAGGTTATTATTAGCATCATTGCTATCATCTACACAGTGTAGACATGTGTACGGGGGCATTCCTGTGCCGTTGCAGGAAAATACTAATCAGATTTTGTTCATGTGCTATGATTAACTTGGGAAAATTAATGCATTTTCTATAGTTCAATATATTATGATGATTTCCTACTAATTTCAATAAAAAAAATTATATTGTTAAATTCCATCATGTCTACATTCTGTGTGCGTTTTCCACAACAGATTTTATGGGACCCTACATATTTGATTTCAAATGCACAATGAATGTAAATGTTCGAATTCTGTCACCAGCCCTCATCGCATTAAGACTGAGACGGACAATGATCACTTCTACCACTCTCCCAAGTCCCTGAAAAGACAGCGTGACAATGACGAGTGAGTAGATCTGTACTTAACTTTGTCAACAGGCCCATTTCTTTCTTAGTCTTTGGCCCTGTTACATTTGTATGATAAAAATGTTAGCTGTAGTTGCCATGTTTAGACCAACCCCATCTGGATTTTCTTCGTTCTGTTGGGCAATGACAATGTTTGGTCATTGTTGGCTTTGCAAGAACCACACAGCTGCCTTTCGGTATGACTATGTAGTTTGGTGTAGAGAAGACCAAGATAGTTGTTGAATCTACCATTAGTCAGGCCTCTTTATAaggtgtttatttttatttttttagaacTGAATTCAAGCCCAAAAAAATTAAAATTGAAAATGACAGAGTGGACAAGAAAGCAAAGAAGAGGAAACAAGATGAGGTACGTGGAAATCTTCGGATTTCATATGGGATATATTTCAGTGATCCGTTGTGAGAAAGGAGACTCATGCGTTCTTTGTTTCTTGTAAAGGACATCAAGCCCAAAAAGACACAAAAAAACAAGAAAGGGGAAGTTGCTGACGGGAAAAAGAAGGCAAAGAAGGAGCCTGAGGAGAAGTGGAAATGGTGAGTGTCATAGTTGCCCTCCAGCTGTGTTGCTGCACAGAGCTTTTGTGAAGGCACACTGACTGCCTCGTTATGGAATGCTCATTATGGTGATGGGTAAAATATGGATGTTCTTTGTATCTCTGTTGGACAAAGGATTTAGTTTGTGCATCAACCATCACTTCACGTTGTTGTACCCTGTTGGACTACAGgtgggaagaggagagggcaACTGACGGTTCCAAATGGAGGTTTCTGGAACATAAAGGCCCAGTCATGGCAGCACCTTACGAACCTCTTCCCAGTAAAGTCCGATTTTTCTATGATGGTAATATTAATACTCAAGTGCTGTTATTTCTATGACACTTGGTCCATTTATGAGTGGCCTTTGCTGAGTGGAagtggagggtttggctggtTGAACAAGTCTTTGCTGAAATCCCTCTGTAGGGAAGCAGATGAAGCTCGGCCCAGAGGCTGAGGAGGTGGCCACCTTCTTTGCCAAAATGCTGGACCATGAGTACACTACCAAGGATGCCTTCCGGAAAAACTTCTTCAAAGACTGGAGAAAGGTAGTGAATGTTTAAGGCTGTATACCTGGAGTTTGCAATTGCGTTACTTAGATGtctttcatatttttttttagaaATTGTGATTTTTAACAGTAATTCCATACACACATGATCATGACTTGTCTACCTCTGTTCTCTCCTACAGGAAATGACCTCTGAGGAGAAGTCTAAGATCACAGACTTGAAGAAGTGTAACTTCAATGAAATGGGGGAATACTTCAAGGCTCAGTCTGAGGCCAGAAAGGCCATGACTAAAGATGATAAACTGGTGAGCAAGAACAATACTTGGTGCTTTTTCTTacattaaaataaaatgtataacCCCGTTCAGACCATGACTGTCCAGTGAAGTTCTACATTAGGCAGTGGCGTAATAATACCTGGAATCTTCAGGCTGGTCCAGAGTTCCAACAACTGTACCCAGATCTAACTAGTTTGTCTCTGGTTCTCTGCTTCTTATAGAAAATCAAAGTGGAGAACGAACGCCTCCTACAGGAGTATGGCTTCTGCATCATGGACAACCACAAGGAGCGCATTGCTAACTTTCGCATTGAGCCCCCGGGCCTGTTCCGTGGCCGAGGAGACCACCCCAAGATGGGCATGCTGAAACGCCGCATCCGCCCTGAGGACATCATCATAAACTGCAGCAAGTGAGTGACAGGGTCCTGGGTAGGGGTGCAATGGTTACATGTATTCGTACCAAACCGTTTGGTATGGGGTCCTCAATCCGGGCCGCACTGTGAACCTAAATGAATACATAAAATAGAACACCAGGCTATATGGCTATGCCTACTCTGCGTTGTATGCCTCTTAGGTAAATCTGAGCTGAGAACATTTCAGGCTATTCTGTTAAAACGACTAGAGCCTATGCTCACATTGTAATCAGAATTCTAGGCTTAATTGGCACGTTTTGtaaggcgcagctgggaactagTTCTGTACGATGGTGAGTGGTGGCGTTGATAAACTAGGAGTCTCAGTCATTTAAATCTCCAGTTTGGGAACATTTTGGCTTCCCAGTAGATTACAAGAGTACCCTATGCTGCTGCCAACACCTCAAACATGTTGACACATTTACGCCAACCTCACCCCAGTATCCCTACCACCGGAGCAAGACGGAAATGCAATAAAACACTGCTTAGTATTCAATCTGCATTCAAGCAGCCCTTTGAGCGTTGGGCAAGTAACCAGAAGGTATCCACCTTCCCCTTTCCACAGTTGATTACAAACCGTGGGGTGAACCATTAAACTCATAGTCCTGGGTGCAGGTGGCAATATGAACATAATGAAAGAAAAGTCTTACAAAATGTTCTACAGCGCGTTCCCCTTCTCTTGATTATATTAACCGATGGACTGCTTGTTTGGACCAGATTAGTGTATGTCTGGATACTTgctctgactcagccactctattctatctctctcacacagggaCTCCAAGCACCCCAAGCCTCCCCCTGGTACCAAATGGAAGGAGTTGCGTCATGACAACaaggtgacctggctggtgtcgTGGACAGAGAACATACAAGGCTCTATCAAGTATATCATGCTGAATCCCAGCTCAAGAATCAAGGCAGGTTGATCTTTATTATGGCTCATGGTGGTTGCGGTGAAAGTGGGAGCGAGTGACGTATTGTTAGCTTTTAATGAAGTCTCTAGAGACGACAAAAGTCTGCAATCGTATTCAACATTTCTCAAATTATTTTTTATCCCGTTTCGCCAATTTTGAAGTATccaatcgctgcaactcccgcgCGGACTcaagaggcgaaggtcgagagccatgcgtcctcaaACCCAACcaggccgcactgcttcttgacacaatgtccacttaacccagaagccagccacaccaatgtgttggcGGAAACACTGTGCACTTTGGCAACTGTTTCGTCGTTCACTGCGCCACAGGAgccgctagagcgcgatgggacgaAAACAtacctgccggccaaaccctcccctaacccagacgacgctgggccaattgtgcgtcaccccacgggtatcccggtcgcggccggctgggACGGAGCCTGGTCTCGAACCccgaatctctagtggcacagctagcactacaATGCAGTcctttagaccactgtgccactcgggagacccAACCTTTCTcaattatttttaaaaatatatttgttcATTGTTGtgccccctgtctcttccccctggTTGCTGTAATGGTGGTGTGTGTTGATCTgcagggagagaaggactggCAGAAGTATGAGACAGCCCGAAATCTGAAGAAGTGTGTGGACCGGTTAAGGAACCAGTACCGTGAGGACTGGAAGTCCAAagagatgaggatccgacagagAGCCGTGGCACTCTACTTCATCGATAAGGTGAGACTGCtgccacacgcgcacacacacgcacagctcCAAGTTTGGTTGTAACATGTTCCCTGTGGTGTTGTGCACCAGTTGGCTCTGAGAGCAGGTAatgagaaggaggaaggggagtCTGCGGACACAGTGGGCTGCTGCTCCCTCCGAGTGGAACACATCAACCTGTACCCCGAGAAGGACGGCCAGGAGTTTGTGGTGGAGTTTG
Proteins encoded in this window:
- the top1a gene encoding DNA topoisomerase I, like isoform X2 encodes the protein MSGDHSHNDSQIDSGSRVNDSHKHKDKYKDKEHKHKDHKKDREREKSKYGNSDHKEFSEKKHREKERIKHEDVSTDRHKDKHKEKDHRKDEIKPKKEKENGFASPHRIKTETDNDHFYHSPKSLKRQRDNDETEFKPKKIKIENDRVDKKAKKRKQDEDIKPKKTQKNKKGEVADGKKKAKKEPEEKWKWWEEERATDGSKWRFLEHKGPVMAAPYEPLPSKVRFFYDGKQMKLGPEAEEVATFFAKMLDHEYTTKDAFRKNFFKDWRKEMTSEEKSKITDLKKCNFNEMGEYFKAQSEARKAMTKDDKLKIKVENERLLQEYGFCIMDNHKERIANFRIEPPGLFRGRGDHPKMGMLKRRIRPEDIIINCSKDSKHPKPPPGTKWKELRHDNKVTWLVSWTENIQGSIKYIMLNPSSRIKGEKDWQKYETARNLKKCVDRLRNQYREDWKSKEMRIRQRAVALYFIDKLALRAGNEKEEGESADTVGCCSLRVEHINLYPEKDGQEFVVEFDFLGKDSIRYYNKVPVEKRVFKNLQLFMENKQPEDDLFDRLNTSILNKHLQELMDGLTAKVFRTYNASITLQQQLKELTSPDENLPAKILSYNRANRAVAILCNHQRAPPKTFEKSMQNLQTKIDAKKDQLSDAKRDVKSAKADLKVRRDEKSKKAVETKKKAVERLEEQLMKLEVQATDREENKQIALGTSKLNYLDPRISVAWCKKWGIPIEKIYNKTQREKFAWAIDMAEDDYEF
- the top1a gene encoding DNA topoisomerase I, like isoform X1 — protein: MAVIWRGNTQDRLYQDTISSGGGNSHKHKDKYKDKEHKHKDHKKDREREKSKYGNSDHKEFSEKKHREKERIKHEDVSTDRHKDKHKEKDHRKDEIKPKKEKENGFASPHRIKTETDNDHFYHSPKSLKRQRDNDETEFKPKKIKIENDRVDKKAKKRKQDEDIKPKKTQKNKKGEVADGKKKAKKEPEEKWKWWEEERATDGSKWRFLEHKGPVMAAPYEPLPSKVRFFYDGKQMKLGPEAEEVATFFAKMLDHEYTTKDAFRKNFFKDWRKEMTSEEKSKITDLKKCNFNEMGEYFKAQSEARKAMTKDDKLKIKVENERLLQEYGFCIMDNHKERIANFRIEPPGLFRGRGDHPKMGMLKRRIRPEDIIINCSKDSKHPKPPPGTKWKELRHDNKVTWLVSWTENIQGSIKYIMLNPSSRIKGEKDWQKYETARNLKKCVDRLRNQYREDWKSKEMRIRQRAVALYFIDKLALRAGNEKEEGESADTVGCCSLRVEHINLYPEKDGQEFVVEFDFLGKDSIRYYNKVPVEKRVFKNLQLFMENKQPEDDLFDRLNTSILNKHLQELMDGLTAKVFRTYNASITLQQQLKELTSPDENLPAKILSYNRANRAVAILCNHQRAPPKTFEKSMQNLQTKIDAKKDQLSDAKRDVKSAKADLKVRRDEKSKKAVETKKKAVERLEEQLMKLEVQATDREENKQIALGTSKLNYLDPRISVAWCKKWGIPIEKIYNKTQREKFAWAIDMAEDDYEF